From one Phycisphaerae bacterium genomic stretch:
- the prfB gene encoding peptide chain release factor 2 — translation MKIPLAHSKTSRPGSSPSGTLFDYDAKLEALKAVEAEMSAPNFWDDPEKARETVGRLKSVKAVVDPVRGAVARADDLRAMSDLLNEEDDPAIATELDEGLAGLQREVDHIELLTLLAGPNDARNAYFNIQAGTGGDDACDWAEMMLRMYLRFFERNEYDVEELSMRYGENAGIQSCSLLIKGPYAFGYLSCEMGVHRLVRISPFSAQGKRETSFASVDVQPELDDIEIDIDWDEDVREDTYRAGGKGGQHVNKTSSAVRLTHLATGIVAQCQNERSQHKNRNTARRMLAARLYQVEQAKRDAELAKFYGEKGQIGWGNAIRSYFLYPEQRVKDARTGHVTSNTQGVLDGEILDFIDAELRRRAAARHK, via the coding sequence TTGAAGATCCCACTCGCACACTCGAAGACCTCTCGGCCCGGATCGTCGCCCTCCGGGACTCTCTTTGACTACGACGCCAAGCTTGAAGCGCTCAAGGCCGTCGAGGCCGAAATGAGCGCCCCCAACTTCTGGGATGATCCCGAGAAAGCCCGGGAGACCGTCGGCCGCCTGAAATCCGTCAAGGCCGTCGTCGACCCCGTCCGCGGCGCCGTCGCCCGTGCCGACGACCTCCGCGCCATGTCCGACCTGCTCAACGAAGAAGACGATCCCGCCATCGCCACGGAGCTCGACGAAGGCCTCGCCGGGCTTCAGCGCGAGGTCGATCACATCGAGTTGCTCACGCTCCTTGCCGGACCCAACGACGCCCGCAATGCCTATTTCAACATCCAGGCCGGCACCGGCGGAGACGACGCCTGCGACTGGGCCGAGATGATGCTCCGCATGTACCTCCGCTTCTTCGAGCGCAACGAGTACGACGTGGAAGAGCTGTCCATGCGCTACGGAGAGAATGCCGGCATCCAGTCGTGCAGCCTGCTCATCAAGGGCCCGTACGCTTTCGGCTATCTCTCCTGCGAAATGGGCGTGCACCGCCTCGTGCGCATCTCACCCTTCAGCGCCCAGGGCAAGCGCGAGACCAGCTTCGCCTCCGTCGACGTGCAACCCGAGCTCGACGACATCGAGATCGATATCGATTGGGACGAGGACGTTCGCGAGGACACCTACCGCGCCGGCGGCAAGGGCGGCCAGCACGTCAACAAGACCTCCTCGGCCGTCCGCCTCACCCACCTCGCCACCGGCATCGTCGCCCAGTGCCAGAACGAGCGATCCCAGCACAAGAACCGCAACACCGCCCGCCGCATGCTCGCCGCCCGCCTCTACCAGGTCGAGCAGGCCAAGCGCGACGCCGAGCTCGCCAAGTTCTACGGCGAGAAAGGCCAGATCGGCTGGGGCAACGCCATCCGCAGCTACTTCCTCTACCCGGAGCAGCGCGTCAAAGACGCCCGCACCGGACACGTCACCTCCAACACCCAGGGCGTCCTCGACGGCGAAATCCTCGACTTCATCGACGCCGAACTCCGCCGCCGCGCCGCGGCCAGACATAAGTAA
- a CDS encoding peptidylprolyl isomerase — protein sequence MPILALLLVAGCVPLISDGAARPDPPGDLAVSITGPSSLPEGTTASLTAMAASGTPPYVYRWIQNDGPADLDLQSSDTPAITASRFPEPGRYSFRVTATDATGATGRAFFAIDVRSVLDTDVPDLAVIGEPTPLRVDVADEVKEYAVAWQIISGDATIEIPEDEQTALTVSAPETVNLRVRVVANAEPDLEATRDFEVVAVPSLSPRVTIETRFGAVTLELDGQVAPRHTAAFLRYVDDGFYDGLLFHRIACQSPTATDDCELFVLQGGGYFRAESGDLELREPTRGTIPAEVNDVITNAMPYSVAMALRAVPGTRDFDVDSAATEFFINLADNAFLDEQGFTAFARVVDGTDVVDTITALDREQSPIITGEVSLPVEDVIMERVYRAPQP from the coding sequence TTGCCGATTCTAGCCCTATTGCTCGTCGCCGGTTGCGTCCCCCTGATCAGCGACGGCGCCGCACGCCCCGATCCTCCCGGCGACCTTGCCGTCTCCATCACCGGCCCGTCTTCGCTTCCCGAGGGCACCACCGCTTCCCTCACCGCGATGGCCGCCTCCGGCACGCCTCCCTATGTCTACCGCTGGATTCAGAATGACGGCCCGGCCGATCTCGACCTGCAATCCTCGGACACCCCGGCGATCACCGCCTCGCGATTTCCCGAACCCGGCCGGTACTCCTTCCGGGTTACTGCCACGGATGCCACCGGCGCCACCGGCCGGGCATTCTTCGCCATCGACGTCCGCAGCGTCCTCGATACCGACGTCCCCGACCTCGCCGTCATCGGCGAGCCGACTCCACTCCGCGTGGACGTGGCCGATGAAGTCAAAGAGTACGCGGTCGCGTGGCAGATCATCTCCGGCGACGCAACGATCGAAATTCCCGAGGACGAGCAGACCGCACTCACCGTTTCCGCTCCCGAAACCGTGAATCTGCGGGTCAGGGTCGTCGCCAACGCGGAGCCTGACCTGGAGGCCACCCGGGACTTTGAAGTCGTCGCCGTCCCCAGCCTGTCACCCCGGGTCACGATCGAAACGCGCTTCGGCGCCGTCACGCTCGAACTCGATGGCCAGGTCGCCCCCCGGCACACCGCCGCCTTCCTCCGCTACGTGGACGACGGCTTCTACGACGGCCTCCTTTTCCATCGCATCGCCTGCCAGTCCCCGACCGCCACCGACGACTGCGAGCTCTTCGTCCTCCAGGGCGGCGGGTACTTCCGCGCCGAAAGTGGCGACCTGGAACTCCGCGAGCCGACCCGTGGCACCATCCCCGCCGAAGTCAACGACGTCATCACCAATGCCATGCCCTATTCCGTCGCCATGGCCCTCCGCGCCGTTCCCGGAACGAGAGACTTCGACGTCGACTCCGCCGCCACCGAGTTCTTCATCAACCTCGCCGACAATGCCTTCCTCGACGAACAGGGCTTCACCGCCTTCGCCCGCGTCGTTGACGGCACCGATGTCGTCGACACGATCACCGCGCTCGACCGCGAACAGAGCCCCATCATTACCGGCGAGGTTTCCCTACCCGTTGAAGACGTTATCATGGAGCGCGTGTATCGGGCGCCGCAGCCATAA
- a CDS encoding adenylosuccinate lyase, producing the protein MSNHDVYQSPLVERYASRWMSELFGARHRILTWRRLWIALAKAEQRTGLGVTGEQIEELEQTLESIDFTRAAELEKHLRHDVMAHIHAWGEIAPKARGILHLGATSAFVVDNADLIIQRDALRWIAEWLANVIDGLGGFASQYGELPCLGLTHFQPAQPTTVGKRAATWCWDFVRDMEEVEHRIGTLRFRGVKGTTGTQASFLDLCGSDHEKVVALERDVAQQFGFDRVEPVTGQTYSRKVDAEIVGTLSGIAVSVHKFCNDVRLLAGFKEIEEPFEKDQIGSSAMAYKRNPMRCERATGLARFVLSLVNSPLQTAAEQWFERTLDDSSNKRLALPEAFLATDGMLRIVADVARGLVVYPKVIENRLRAELPFMATERILMLAVAAGGDRQALHERIRQHAQAAAARVKNEGKANDLLDRLRSDSAFAGVNIDEAVDPAAFIGLAPQQVDGFVRDHVEPVRKKYASLLGRESELAV; encoded by the coding sequence ATGTCCAATCACGACGTATACCAATCTCCGCTTGTGGAGCGTTACGCCTCGCGGTGGATGAGCGAGTTGTTCGGGGCCCGCCATCGGATTCTCACGTGGCGACGGTTGTGGATCGCGCTGGCCAAGGCCGAGCAGCGGACGGGACTGGGCGTTACGGGCGAGCAGATTGAGGAACTGGAGCAAACGCTGGAGTCGATTGACTTCACCCGGGCGGCGGAGCTCGAAAAGCACCTCCGGCATGACGTGATGGCGCACATCCACGCGTGGGGAGAGATCGCGCCCAAGGCGCGAGGGATTCTCCACCTGGGGGCGACCAGCGCATTTGTCGTGGACAATGCGGATCTGATCATCCAGCGGGATGCACTTCGGTGGATCGCGGAGTGGCTGGCGAACGTCATTGACGGGCTGGGGGGCTTTGCATCGCAGTACGGGGAATTGCCCTGCCTGGGCCTGACACACTTCCAGCCGGCCCAGCCGACGACGGTGGGTAAGCGGGCTGCGACGTGGTGCTGGGACTTCGTTCGTGACATGGAGGAAGTGGAACATCGCATCGGGACGCTACGATTCCGTGGAGTCAAGGGAACGACGGGTACGCAGGCGAGTTTTCTCGATCTTTGCGGAAGTGACCACGAGAAGGTCGTCGCTCTAGAGCGCGACGTGGCACAGCAGTTCGGGTTCGACCGGGTGGAGCCGGTCACGGGACAAACGTATTCGCGGAAAGTCGACGCGGAAATTGTGGGCACGCTGAGCGGGATTGCGGTCAGCGTGCACAAGTTTTGCAATGACGTCCGGCTTCTCGCGGGGTTCAAGGAGATCGAGGAGCCATTCGAAAAGGACCAGATCGGCTCGAGTGCGATGGCATACAAGCGCAATCCGATGCGCTGTGAGCGGGCCACGGGGCTGGCGCGCTTCGTGCTCTCATTGGTGAATTCGCCGCTTCAGACGGCGGCGGAGCAGTGGTTCGAGCGAACATTGGACGATTCGTCCAACAAACGTTTGGCGTTGCCCGAGGCCTTTCTGGCGACGGATGGGATGCTGCGAATTGTGGCGGATGTCGCGCGCGGGTTGGTCGTGTATCCGAAGGTCATTGAAAATCGGCTGCGGGCCGAGTTGCCCTTCATGGCCACGGAGCGGATTCTGATGCTTGCGGTTGCCGCAGGCGGAGATCGGCAGGCGCTGCACGAGCGCATCCGTCAGCATGCCCAGGCGGCGGCCGCGCGGGTGAAGAATGAGGGCAAGGCCAACGACCTGCTGGATCGCTTGCGCTCCGATTCGGCGTTTGCGGGGGTTAACATTGACGAGGCGGTTGATCCGGCGGCTTTCATTGGTCTGGCGCCGCAGCAGGTAGATGGATTTGTGCGGGATCACGTGGAACCGGTGCGGAAGAAGTATGCGAGTTTGCTGGGTCGAGAGAGCGAGTTGGCTGTATGA
- the pyrE gene encoding orotate phosphoribosyltransferase, which translates to MNLAKRIKEAAYLEGDFTLRSGRKSKYYLDKYLFETQPDILGELGKLFAKYVGESTTLVAGAELGGVPLAAATSMACGKPFVIIRNAKKDYGTSKPFEGKLTASDSVLLVEDIATTGGQVLEAAKLIREIGATVERIVAVIDRQEGARENIEGAGFAFVALFTKHDLGIES; encoded by the coding sequence ATGAACCTTGCGAAGCGAATCAAAGAGGCGGCCTACCTGGAGGGTGATTTCACGCTGCGCTCCGGGCGGAAGAGCAAGTATTATCTGGACAAATACCTTTTCGAGACCCAGCCGGACATTCTGGGTGAGTTGGGCAAACTGTTTGCGAAATATGTAGGTGAGTCGACTACGCTCGTTGCCGGGGCGGAGTTGGGCGGGGTGCCGCTGGCAGCGGCCACGTCGATGGCCTGCGGCAAGCCCTTCGTGATCATCCGCAATGCGAAGAAGGACTACGGGACTTCGAAGCCGTTCGAGGGAAAGCTCACGGCGAGCGACAGCGTGCTCTTGGTGGAGGACATCGCCACGACGGGCGGGCAGGTGCTGGAGGCGGCCAAGCTGATCCGGGAGATTGGGGCGACGGTCGAGCGGATCGTGGCGGTGATCGACCGGCAGGAAGGCGCGAGGGAGAACATCGAGGGGGCCGGGTTTGCGTTCGTGGCGCTGTTCACGAAGCATGATCTGGGGATCGAATCGTAG
- a CDS encoding Na+/H+ antiporter NhaC family protein, translating to MRLKPRRVKRSRKWSLGPWAVGCLLLVGVAIAFPGASAQEPPTATNANSVDAESAKTPATADVSPPPGDDAAPVDPSNPPPPSKPSKLSPGERYGLWSAMPAIVAILLAIATRQVIPALVIGLLVGAYMLVPCLPPDDALAGVPSWIAGARLAVEHVFFSTLRQSDKATPEHLMIVVFTLVIGFTVGVMARSGGTAGMVRLVAGSSNSRRRGTLTAWLAGLVVFFDDYANTMIIGPTMQPVFDRLRLSRAKLAYIVDSTAAPVASLALIGTWVGTEIGYIQLGLDTATGDFVPPFLMDSSGVGVLNGMQVFINSLPYRFYAILALVMVLLVAVTGRDFGPMRASERRAAEGLASKGQEPFGNSTGEAGPTPNWVLGIVPVLVLIGTTVGVLMITGYYATDPDALAKADALWRKLNILVEHADSYLSILYGALTSAVVAVVLASVARACKLRESMDAGLEGMSRMFPAIVILVLAWSLSEVLTDLQLGSVVAGHLKAAAFPVQWMSLAVFASAAFISFATGTSWGTMGILCPTVVEITVRLIEHEPGISPEFAAVQFYGAVGAVLAGSIFGDHCSPISDTTVLSSLASGCRHEEHVWTQMPYALVTAVASMGLGDVLCSAYGVEWYWGLVAGSGFLLFVLLVFGRGTRVDPEADESGSNRKEPSPLRRRLLERMQEPPGESGS from the coding sequence ATGCGACTGAAACCACGGAGGGTCAAACGATCGCGGAAGTGGAGCTTGGGGCCTTGGGCTGTCGGATGCCTGCTGCTGGTTGGCGTAGCGATTGCATTTCCCGGCGCATCGGCCCAGGAACCGCCAACCGCGACGAATGCGAACTCGGTCGATGCCGAATCGGCGAAAACACCCGCAACCGCAGATGTTTCTCCGCCGCCGGGTGACGATGCGGCGCCGGTTGACCCGTCCAATCCGCCGCCGCCGAGCAAGCCATCGAAGCTGAGTCCGGGTGAGCGTTACGGATTGTGGTCGGCCATGCCGGCGATCGTGGCCATCCTCCTGGCGATCGCCACGCGTCAAGTCATCCCCGCACTTGTCATTGGACTTCTCGTCGGGGCGTACATGCTCGTGCCGTGCCTGCCGCCTGATGACGCGCTTGCGGGGGTACCCTCCTGGATTGCCGGGGCGCGGCTCGCTGTCGAACACGTTTTCTTTAGCACCCTCCGGCAATCGGACAAGGCGACCCCGGAACACCTGATGATCGTCGTGTTCACGCTGGTGATCGGATTCACCGTCGGGGTGATGGCTCGTAGCGGCGGCACGGCGGGAATGGTTCGGCTTGTGGCCGGGTCGTCGAATTCGCGACGACGGGGGACGCTGACCGCGTGGCTGGCAGGCCTGGTCGTGTTCTTCGATGACTACGCCAACACGATGATCATCGGCCCGACGATGCAGCCGGTGTTCGATCGGTTGCGACTCTCGCGGGCGAAGCTGGCGTATATCGTGGATTCGACGGCGGCGCCGGTAGCGTCGCTGGCGCTGATCGGGACATGGGTCGGCACGGAGATCGGGTACATTCAACTCGGGTTAGACACCGCGACAGGAGATTTCGTCCCGCCGTTCCTTATGGACAGCAGCGGAGTGGGCGTTTTGAACGGCATGCAGGTGTTCATCAACAGCCTGCCCTACCGCTTCTACGCGATTCTCGCGCTGGTGATGGTACTGCTGGTGGCGGTGACGGGACGGGACTTCGGTCCGATGCGGGCGTCGGAGCGACGCGCGGCGGAGGGTCTTGCGTCGAAAGGGCAGGAACCGTTCGGGAATTCGACCGGCGAAGCGGGTCCGACGCCGAACTGGGTACTGGGGATCGTGCCCGTTCTGGTGCTCATCGGGACGACCGTCGGTGTACTGATGATCACAGGCTATTACGCCACGGACCCGGATGCACTGGCCAAGGCGGATGCACTTTGGCGCAAGCTGAACATCCTGGTGGAACACGCGGACAGCTATCTGTCGATTCTTTATGGAGCGCTGACCAGCGCCGTCGTGGCGGTCGTGCTCGCATCGGTGGCGAGGGCGTGCAAGCTGCGGGAGAGCATGGACGCCGGGTTGGAAGGCATGTCCCGCATGTTCCCGGCGATCGTGATCCTGGTGCTGGCGTGGTCGTTGTCGGAGGTACTGACCGACCTGCAACTGGGAAGCGTCGTTGCAGGGCATTTGAAGGCGGCCGCGTTTCCGGTGCAGTGGATGTCGCTGGCGGTTTTCGCGTCGGCGGCGTTTATTTCGTTTGCGACGGGAACCTCTTGGGGGACGATGGGCATTCTCTGTCCGACGGTGGTGGAGATTACCGTTCGGCTCATCGAGCACGAGCCGGGGATCTCACCGGAATTCGCAGCGGTGCAGTTCTATGGCGCGGTCGGGGCGGTGCTGGCCGGTTCGATATTCGGCGATCACTGCTCGCCGATCAGCGACACGACGGTGCTCTCGTCGCTTGCCAGCGGCTGCCGGCACGAGGAGCACGTCTGGACACAGATGCCCTACGCGTTGGTTACGGCGGTAGCATCGATGGGGCTGGGTGACGTGCTGTGCAGTGCCTACGGGGTGGAATGGTATTGGGGGCTGGTCGCGGGGTCGGGGTTCCTGCTGTTTGTGTTGCTGGTTTTCGGACGAGGGACGCGCGTTGATCCGGAAGCGGACGAGTCAGGTTCAAACCGGAAAGAGCCCAGCCCGCTTCGCCGCCGTCTGTTGGAGCGGATGCAGGAACCGCCGGGTGAATCAGGGTCGTAA
- a CDS encoding aminotransferase class V-fold PLP-dependent enzyme yields the protein MDWETLRDEFPITRNYNFMNHAAVAPLSRRAAEAARRYIQHAEENAYLRGGFFRQVDRVRGLVADLIHGNADEIAFTKNTSEGISFVANGLSWKSGDNVVTTNVEFAANMYPWLALRSRGVEIRTALEEDGRIPLERVLELIDSRTRVVAISSVEFASGFRNDLATIGEYCQDKGVFFCVDAIQSLGAFPIDVQAMNIDFLAADGHKWLCAPEGAGLLYVRKELQGHLHPSTIGWLSMKEPFAFDKYAFEFADSARRYEAGSLNLCGVFALGGAIELIRELSVERIAKRLLMLSDRLVEGLRRKNYRVISSRSATEASAIVAFISDTHDHQQVQRHLEAEHRIVIAVRHGRLRASPYVYNTEREIDQLVEALPAH from the coding sequence ATGGACTGGGAAACGCTACGCGACGAATTCCCGATCACGCGGAATTACAACTTCATGAATCACGCGGCCGTGGCACCGCTCAGCCGCCGCGCTGCGGAAGCCGCCCGCCGTTACATTCAGCACGCCGAGGAGAACGCCTACCTGCGCGGGGGGTTCTTCCGTCAGGTCGACCGCGTTCGCGGGCTGGTCGCCGATCTCATCCATGGCAACGCCGATGAGATCGCCTTCACCAAGAACACCAGCGAAGGGATCAGTTTCGTTGCCAACGGCCTGAGCTGGAAGAGTGGCGATAACGTCGTTACCACCAATGTCGAATTTGCCGCGAACATGTATCCCTGGCTTGCCCTGCGCTCCCGGGGCGTGGAAATTCGAACCGCCCTCGAGGAGGACGGGAGGATCCCCCTCGAGCGTGTGCTTGAGCTCATCGACAGCCGCACCCGTGTCGTGGCGATTTCATCGGTCGAATTTGCCAGCGGTTTTCGCAACGACCTGGCCACTATCGGCGAGTATTGCCAGGACAAGGGGGTCTTCTTCTGTGTGGATGCGATTCAGTCGCTTGGCGCGTTCCCCATCGACGTCCAAGCGATGAACATCGACTTCCTCGCTGCCGACGGACACAAGTGGCTGTGCGCCCCGGAGGGGGCGGGCCTGCTCTATGTGCGAAAGGAACTCCAGGGACACCTTCATCCTTCAACCATCGGCTGGTTGAGCATGAAGGAGCCCTTTGCATTCGATAAGTACGCGTTCGAGTTTGCCGACTCGGCCCGCCGCTACGAAGCCGGAAGCCTCAATCTGTGCGGGGTATTCGCCCTGGGTGGCGCCATCGAGTTGATCCGCGAATTGTCCGTGGAACGCATCGCCAAGCGGCTGCTCATGCTGAGCGATCGCCTCGTCGAAGGGCTGCGTCGCAAAAACTACCGCGTGATCAGCTCTCGCAGCGCCACCGAGGCCAGCGCCATCGTTGCCTTCATCTCCGACACGCACGACCACCAGCAGGTGCAACGCCACCTCGAAGCCGAGCACCGCATCGTCATCGCCGTTCGACATGGACGCCTGCGGGCAAGCCCCTATGTCTACAATACCGAGCGCGAAATCGACCAGCTCGTGGAGGCATTACCCGCCCACTAG
- a CDS encoding class I SAM-dependent methyltransferase, whose protein sequence is MATGTGKRLEKRHGRLRWDDVLPIIHDSRQLLVVEKPAGLDTSRLPESSVDGVVEILRAFLGEEELLPVNRLARYESGLLMLARDAETARALRGVWRSGRVRQEYHAVVMGRVGRGAISITERHGSSKGRSRRREVRSKQGGARNAAVSTPQGSTPERVNTTIQGLFAGERRSLVVCRTTAPTTHALRAQLRSAGHRLVGDPLHEPRHARRLVTGTCLHLVRVGFPRGALPDGARLQCLPPDYSAAVRGERDFTRPLVAALARRLPLLRSETTDAYRLLSGEQEEMPGLIVERFGAEAFIFTDGKTSGAADRLRETARWYREALGLRAVYAKTSASTAGASGAEPADSALLLAGRDLVGDLLATEHGLRFLVRPDQSYSVGLFPDQRDNRKAVRDFSAGRDVLNLFAYTCGFSVAAAVGGARSVVSVDLSSKALEWGKENLRANGLDPGAFAFERSSASDFLKRSMKQNRTFDLIILDAPTFAHGRNRKQSFSISRDLSGLVAQSSEVLRPGGIFLVSMNFRRMSWRGLRERIRRGLAGRRYRELASPPLPVDYAVDPDHAKWIWIQVD, encoded by the coding sequence ATGGCAACGGGAACTGGCAAACGCTTGGAGAAACGTCACGGCCGATTGCGATGGGACGATGTGCTTCCCATTATTCACGACAGCCGGCAGTTGCTGGTGGTCGAGAAGCCCGCCGGGCTTGATACGAGCCGCCTGCCGGAAAGCAGCGTGGACGGGGTCGTGGAGATTCTTCGCGCCTTCCTCGGCGAAGAAGAGTTGCTACCGGTCAACCGGCTGGCGCGTTATGAATCCGGCCTGCTGATGCTGGCGCGGGATGCGGAGACTGCGCGTGCCCTGCGGGGGGTCTGGCGGAGTGGTCGGGTGCGGCAGGAGTATCACGCGGTGGTTATGGGGCGCGTGGGGCGGGGAGCGATCAGTATCACGGAACGACACGGTTCATCAAAGGGTCGATCGCGTCGGAGGGAAGTTCGAAGCAAGCAAGGCGGCGCGAGAAATGCGGCAGTCTCGACTCCCCAGGGATCAACCCCGGAACGGGTCAACACGACGATACAGGGGTTATTTGCGGGCGAGCGGCGCTCACTCGTGGTCTGCCGGACAACCGCTCCCACTACACACGCGCTCCGAGCGCAACTTCGCTCGGCCGGGCACCGACTGGTGGGTGATCCCCTTCATGAGCCGCGGCACGCGCGAAGACTCGTCACAGGGACCTGTCTGCACCTGGTGCGCGTCGGCTTTCCGCGCGGCGCGCTGCCGGATGGAGCGCGGTTGCAGTGTTTGCCCCCGGATTATTCGGCGGCAGTCCGCGGAGAACGGGACTTTACGCGACCTCTGGTCGCGGCGCTCGCTCGACGGCTTCCTCTTCTCCGCAGCGAGACCACGGACGCTTACCGCCTTCTGAGCGGCGAGCAGGAGGAGATGCCGGGGCTGATCGTCGAACGATTCGGCGCAGAGGCGTTCATTTTCACTGACGGCAAGACATCCGGCGCTGCGGATCGTCTGCGGGAGACGGCGCGGTGGTATCGTGAAGCGTTGGGTCTGCGGGCGGTTTACGCGAAAACCTCCGCCTCGACGGCGGGCGCGTCGGGTGCCGAGCCGGCGGACTCAGCTCTGCTGCTAGCCGGCAGGGACCTGGTGGGAGACTTGCTGGCTACGGAACATGGGCTGAGGTTTCTGGTGCGTCCGGATCAGTCCTATTCTGTGGGGCTATTCCCGGACCAAAGGGACAACCGGAAAGCAGTTCGAGATTTTTCGGCCGGGCGCGATGTGCTGAACCTGTTCGCGTACACATGCGGCTTTTCGGTAGCGGCCGCGGTAGGCGGCGCCCGGTCGGTGGTGAGCGTCGACCTCTCGTCCAAGGCGTTGGAGTGGGGCAAGGAGAATCTCCGGGCGAACGGGCTCGATCCCGGCGCGTTCGCGTTCGAGCGCTCTTCGGCTTCAGACTTTCTGAAGCGGTCCATGAAGCAGAATCGAACGTTTGACTTGATCATTCTGGACGCGCCGACATTTGCGCATGGTCGAAACCGAAAGCAATCGTTCTCGATCTCCCGGGACCTGAGCGGACTGGTGGCGCAGAGCAGCGAGGTTCTGCGACCCGGCGGAATCTTCCTTGTATCGATGAACTTCCGTCGCATGTCCTGGCGCGGATTGCGGGAACGGATTCGGCGTGGCTTGGCCGGCCGGCGTTATCGGGAGCTTGCTTCGCCGCCGCTGCCGGTGGATTACGCGGTCGATCCCGATCACGCCAAGTGGATCTGGATCCAGGTCGACTGA
- a CDS encoding HEAT repeat domain-containing protein produces MNTLVRWWRVRALESNNFTTRIRALEKVSSHPDRRFVSPLLDGLGDDDADVRATSAKALGEIGDPRAAQALVERLLCERERIVLDCIFPALANLGAEAVLPWLTQAMESEDAQTRFAAAAALRRLFWEHLTVNQQAQVSILNDDYLTAAELGPAALEPLREVIHHDTPRAARDAADALGQVGSPEAIALLEETVRDSSLPLETRRVAAWALKRYAWDGLSESTLACLAVINESWSDAVTVGDAAIAPLCEALNEGSTTARERAVMALVRIGTDQAIKTLCQAMLDAQQNVIIRCAAAKALGKMGATAAVDSLLNALDESVWCVREAAARALEMLQAPNPDLRRTALRLMALKDWQAVARLGQEALKPLCEAMRFYSVSQSVARTLCEMGDAGIETLVAILRDKNQDPALREVAAAALADAGDQRAIEPLVERLRDPDIVIRQSAVWMLERLGWNPRNDTEKAVVAIVREDWAWVRSLGSAAVEPLLRLAESGMARDETFAALHDVIKEKAARISIKQLKEIVALPDPEEVNATQVATATRTAQAPESAAGCVKLRQFAKFELIRRGIIN; encoded by the coding sequence ATGAACACGCTTGTTCGCTGGTGGCGGGTTCGGGCCCTGGAATCGAACAACTTCACCACGCGCATCCGCGCGCTGGAGAAGGTGTCATCGCATCCGGATCGTCGATTCGTCAGTCCATTGCTGGACGGGCTGGGCGACGACGATGCCGACGTGCGGGCGACGTCTGCGAAGGCGTTGGGAGAAATCGGCGACCCTCGAGCCGCGCAGGCGCTCGTAGAACGACTGCTCTGCGAGCGTGAACGAATCGTTCTCGATTGTATTTTCCCCGCCTTGGCCAATCTGGGGGCTGAGGCGGTGTTGCCATGGCTGACTCAGGCGATGGAGTCCGAGGATGCACAGACTCGCTTCGCTGCCGCCGCCGCACTGCGAAGGCTGTTCTGGGAGCATCTGACAGTCAACCAGCAGGCCCAGGTCTCTATCCTGAATGACGATTACTTGACGGCAGCGGAGCTCGGACCCGCAGCCCTCGAGCCCCTTAGGGAAGTCATCCACCACGATACGCCACGGGCGGCGCGGGATGCGGCGGATGCGCTCGGGCAGGTGGGTTCGCCGGAGGCGATCGCGCTGCTGGAGGAGACGGTCCGGGATTCATCGTTGCCACTGGAAACGCGACGCGTGGCGGCGTGGGCACTGAAGCGCTACGCGTGGGACGGGTTGTCTGAATCGACCCTGGCATGCCTGGCGGTGATCAATGAGAGTTGGTCCGATGCCGTAACCGTTGGCGACGCAGCCATTGCACCACTTTGTGAAGCGCTGAACGAGGGTTCAACGACGGCGCGGGAGCGGGCGGTCATGGCCTTGGTGCGTATCGGGACGGATCAGGCCATCAAGACGCTCTGTCAAGCCATGCTCGACGCCCAGCAGAATGTGATCATTCGCTGCGCTGCGGCCAAGGCACTGGGAAAGATGGGGGCAACCGCTGCTGTAGATTCGCTTTTAAATGCACTGGATGAAAGCGTCTGGTGCGTCCGGGAGGCTGCGGCACGGGCGCTGGAGATGCTGCAGGCCCCGAATCCGGATCTTCGACGTACGGCGCTGCGGTTGATGGCGTTGAAGGACTGGCAGGCGGTGGCACGGCTGGGACAGGAGGCCCTCAAGCCGCTTTGCGAGGCCATGCGATTCTACTCGGTGAGCCAGTCGGTAGCGCGGACGCTTTGCGAGATGGGGGACGCGGGCATTGAGACACTGGTAGCAATTCTGCGGGACAAGAATCAGGACCCGGCGCTTCGCGAAGTCGCCGCAGCGGCACTGGCCGACGCCGGTGATCAGCGTGCGATCGAGCCGCTGGTAGAACGTCTGCGTGACCCGGACATCGTCATCCGCCAGTCGGCGGTGTGGATGCTCGAGCGCCTTGGATGGAACCCTCGCAATGATACTGAGAAGGCTGTCGTGGCGATCGTGCGTGAGGATTGGGCGTGGGTGAGGTCTCTGGGTTCGGCCGCCGTCGAACCATTGCTTCGCCTCGCGGAATCGGGCATGGCCCGGGACGAAACCTTCGCGGCGCTACATGATGTCATCAAGGAGAAAGCTGCACGGATCTCAATCAAGCAGCTCAAGGAGATCGTGGCGTTGCCCGATCCGGAAGAGGTAAACGCCACGCAAGTGGCTACCGCAACTCGAACAGCCCAGGCACCGGAGTCGGCCGCTGGGTGTGTCAAACTGCGACAATTCGCCAAGTTCGAGCTGATTCGACGAGGGATTATCAATTGA